One window from the genome of Paraclostridium sordellii encodes:
- a CDS encoding ATP-binding protein — translation MLNSHMFWDLVHIFTLAIELITIYMLFNTVSERKTSIKTNLISFILIIFMFFSFNIIKINISIRIGIFIISSSIFYIINYRVSFIKSLIIPLLFTLILLGIEILSAGVIALINEVNFSFVMNYSMYRIEAIIISKSVAFICVLYFSYFKLSGEISKKDFVYVCIPVCTNIVILITVYCYAVDLSTNNKINNYIIVFISSLLMISSVFLIAIIYKILKDNKLKLEHKLIKEKISLECTYYMQVESNHEKVRSLYHDMKNHMICIGNLDTIEEVKKYVGNINLELNSMNNSFNTGNKIVDIILSDKKSICIKNNINFECFLDLSKLDFVDMNDICIIFSNAIDNAIQACQKIKTNSLKKFIFIKVTYVNSFCVINIENSKINKILSKKGNIITDKKDKFHHGLGIKNIKNIVNKYDGEVSIKFDDEKFLLTIMIPIKRGTFLH, via the coding sequence ATGTTAAACAGCCATATGTTTTGGGATTTAGTTCATATATTCACATTAGCGATAGAATTGATAACTATTTATATGTTATTTAATACAGTTAGTGAGAGGAAAACTTCTATTAAGACTAATTTAATTAGTTTTATTTTAATAATATTTATGTTTTTTTCATTTAATATAATAAAAATAAACATAAGTATAAGAATAGGTATATTTATAATAAGTAGCTCTATATTTTATATAATAAACTATAGAGTAAGTTTTATCAAAAGTTTAATAATACCTTTATTATTTACCTTGATTTTATTAGGAATAGAAATTTTAAGCGCAGGTGTAATAGCACTTATAAATGAAGTTAATTTTTCATTTGTTATGAACTACTCTATGTATAGAATTGAAGCTATAATAATTTCTAAATCAGTTGCATTTATATGTGTTCTTTATTTTAGCTATTTTAAATTATCGGGAGAAATCAGTAAAAAGGATTTTGTATATGTATGTATACCAGTTTGTACTAATATAGTTATTTTAATAACTGTATATTGTTATGCCGTAGATTTATCAACAAATAATAAAATAAATAATTATATAATTGTATTTATATCTTCTTTATTAATGATATCTAGTGTATTTTTAATAGCTATAATTTATAAAATTTTAAAAGATAATAAATTGAAATTAGAACATAAATTGATAAAGGAAAAAATAAGTCTGGAATGTACTTATTATATGCAGGTAGAAAGTAATCATGAAAAAGTTAGAAGTCTTTACCATGATATGAAAAATCATATGATTTGCATTGGAAATTTAGATACTATAGAAGAAGTTAAAAAATATGTAGGTAATATAAATTTAGAATTAAACAGTATGAATAACTCATTTAATACAGGAAATAAAATTGTAGATATAATATTAAGTGATAAAAAATCCATATGTATAAAAAATAATATTAATTTTGAATGTTTTTTAGATTTATCAAAGTTAGATTTTGTTGATATGAATGATATATGTATTATATTTTCAAATGCCATAGATAATGCAATTCAAGCTTGTCAAAAGATAAAAACTAATTCTTTAAAAAAATTCATATTTATAAAGGTTACTTATGTAAATAGTTTTTGTGTCATAAATATTGAAAATAGTAAGATAAACAAAATTTTAAGCAAAAAAGGAAATATAATAACTGATAAAAAGGATAAATTTCATCATGGACTTGGAATTAAGAATATAAAAAATATTGTTAATAAATATGATGGAGAAGTAAGTATAAAATTTGATGATGAGAAATTTCTTTTAACTATAATGATACCAATAAAAAGAGGTACTTTTTTGCATTAA
- a CDS encoding accessory gene regulator B family protein, producing MVEALADKLVSFFIEKRFVVEEKYEIYKGRINSLIYFIISLVSVVIIGLIFNKVIQGIIFLICYILIRKFAFGYKHNSYLVRLSMFIAMLIFTIYISRYDDIITYKSLVMIFSMLSFGAIYMLAPVNDRKNPLKPNIVFKYKIISRVLASIITITTILLLTIYKLHGYSAYMCAALFWSAILLILGTIKNYII from the coding sequence ATGGTTGAGGCACTTGCTGATAAGTTAGTATCTTTTTTTATTGAAAAGAGATTTGTAGTTGAAGAAAAATATGAAATATATAAAGGTAGAATTAATTCTTTAATATATTTTATAATTAGCTTGGTAAGTGTAGTAATTATAGGTTTAATTTTTAATAAGGTAATTCAAGGAATTATATTTTTAATTTGTTATATTTTAATACGAAAATTTGCTTTTGGATATAAACATAATAGTTATTTAGTACGTCTATCAATGTTTATCGCTATGTTAATATTTACAATTTATATAAGCCGTTATGATGACATTATAACTTACAAATCTTTAGTAATGATATTTTCTATGTTAAGTTTTGGGGCGATTTATATGTTAGCTCCAGTAAATGATAGAAAAAATCCTTTAAAACCTAATATTGTATTTAAGTATAAAATTATATCAAGGGTATTGGCAAGTATTATCACAATAACCACAATTTTATTATTAACAATTTATAAATTACATGGATACTCAGCTTATATGTGTGCGGCTTTATTTTGGAGTGCTATATTATTGATTTTGGGGACTATAAAAAACTACATAATATAA
- the cax gene encoding calcium/proton exchanger, with the protein MKILKYLLIFIPISIIGEFMHLPPTVMFVLAALSIIPLAGLMGAATEEISFYTGPKIGGFLNATFGNATELIISFFALKVGLFDVVKASIAGSVIGNILLVLGASMLFGGLKHKNQTFNKKVIEVSSSMLLLAVIGLCIPAIFTHTIDPKLLNTRYEGLSIVVAIIMFAIYILSLVFSFFTHKDIYSIDHEEKGSAKWSLKKSIIILAIATILIAIESEFLVSGVDSITSTLGLSEFFVGIILIPIIGNAAEHSTAIVMAMKNKMDVSVEIAVGSSLQIILFVAPVLIFLSLLFTPMSIVFNQFELVSLIVSVLIVNRVASDGESNWLEGVQLLSVYLIIAAGFFIL; encoded by the coding sequence ATGAAAATTTTAAAATATTTATTGATTTTTATTCCTATAAGTATAATAGGAGAATTTATGCACTTGCCACCGACGGTAATGTTTGTTTTAGCTGCTCTGTCAATAATACCATTAGCAGGGCTTATGGGAGCGGCAACAGAAGAAATCTCTTTTTACACTGGTCCCAAAATTGGAGGCTTTTTAAATGCCACATTTGGAAATGCAACAGAACTTATAATATCTTTCTTTGCTCTTAAAGTAGGATTGTTTGATGTTGTAAAGGCTTCTATTGCAGGTTCGGTTATAGGTAATATATTACTTGTTCTTGGAGCAAGTATGTTATTTGGAGGATTAAAACATAAAAATCAAACTTTTAATAAAAAAGTTATAGAGGTTTCTTCAAGTATGCTATTGCTTGCCGTAATAGGGCTTTGTATACCAGCTATATTCACTCACACTATTGATCCAAAATTACTTAATACTAGATATGAAGGATTAAGTATAGTGGTAGCTATAATCATGTTTGCTATATACATATTAAGTTTAGTATTTTCTTTTTTTACTCATAAAGATATATACTCTATAGACCATGAAGAAAAAGGAAGTGCTAAATGGAGTCTAAAAAAATCTATAATTATTTTAGCAATTGCTACTATACTAATAGCAATTGAAAGTGAATTTTTAGTTAGTGGAGTAGACTCAATAACTTCAACACTAGGACTTAGCGAATTTTTTGTAGGTATAATATTAATTCCAATTATAGGAAATGCAGCGGAACATTCTACTGCGATTGTAATGGCCATGAAAAATAAAATGGATGTATCTGTAGAAATTGCAGTTGGATCAAGTTTACAAATAATATTATTTGTAGCTCCAGTTTTAATATTTTTAAGCTTATTATTTACACCAATGAGTATAGTATTTAATCAGTTTGAGTTAGTATCTTTAATAGTATCTGTACTTATTGTAAATAGAGTTGCTAGTGATGGAGAATCAAATTGGCTTGAAGGGGTACAATTACTCTCTGTATATCTGATAATTGCTGCTGGATTTTTCATATTATAA
- a CDS encoding EAL domain-containing protein, producing the protein MITVSMIFLVKSRTGNFLIIEIQRSYENQEDLSESFKENYKSKLSDINNISNKEFILGYTDLNIYNNYEEAKTHFKEVLNKRDRYTSKFALLYSYGFMSDYNMKNSNIKKAMEDAKSGFELINPKDYINYKVVIWNMFRPILTTKEGRELALNSYNKIKEHENLLNKESKLHLYKRLSNLNILTYRYVYAIENNLELIVQASDMDRYFELNRATIDLGVVVRQLGEYGTASEIISSCNNQKIKNQKEQAELEIYKYINLAEIEIILKNYTKANEYINKIDKYEEHVISEKLDDVRALKYIIKSQIYIENNNLKEARKYIEKAKGILDEDKVVFYIDKDTEYYLALGGLEFKEHKFSKAEESFKRALKLAKDTQNGECIEKSLKSLYNIYSASGDLDSQKEYGRKLVEFKDIVNKSFAKSYYKNAIYKYKEGIANKENKNIKVRNLILSILIIILITILFLFNIYPRIVNMLNKSKIRKYLIEDKYILNYQPIVNPKNNKIVGFEALIRLKLKNKIFMPDNIIKDMEKSNMLGEVSLWILNKIVEDYKEISKIKDVIGGFYISMNISLKEIENEYIIVNLIEKLKNSGIEEKSICIEITEDTYYQSQIRVKNNIDKLREAGFLIALDDLGVEYSNIAILERFKFDIIKLDKYFIDGITNSDIKRTVIDTADYLSYTKNKTIVVEGVEEKRQMEIIRNTVSNKMYIQGYFYSKPLILAELKTLKIKKA; encoded by the coding sequence TTGATAACGGTTTCTATGATTTTTCTTGTTAAAAGTAGAACAGGAAATTTCTTAATCATTGAGATACAAAGAAGCTATGAGAATCAAGAGGATTTAAGTGAAAGTTTTAAAGAAAATTATAAATCAAAATTAAGTGATATTAATAATATTTCAAATAAAGAATTTATTTTAGGATATACAGATTTAAATATTTATAATAATTATGAAGAAGCAAAAACTCATTTTAAAGAAGTTTTAAATAAAAGAGATAGATATACATCCAAGTTTGCATTACTATACAGTTATGGATTTATGAGTGATTATAATATGAAAAATAGCAATATAAAAAAAGCTATGGAAGATGCTAAAAGTGGATTTGAACTAATTAATCCAAAAGATTATATAAATTACAAAGTTGTTATTTGGAATATGTTTAGACCTATTTTAACTACTAAAGAAGGAAGAGAATTGGCATTAAATAGTTATAATAAAATTAAAGAACATGAAAATTTATTAAATAAAGAATCTAAATTGCATCTTTACAAAAGGCTATCAAATCTAAATATATTAACTTACCGATATGTATATGCAATAGAAAATAATTTGGAGCTTATAGTTCAAGCGTCAGATATGGATAGATATTTTGAACTAAATAGAGCTACTATCGATTTAGGAGTGGTTGTTAGACAGTTAGGTGAATATGGCACAGCAAGTGAAATTATTTCTTCTTGTAATAATCAAAAGATAAAAAATCAAAAGGAACAAGCAGAATTAGAAATATACAAATATATAAATTTAGCAGAAATAGAAATTATATTAAAAAATTATACTAAGGCTAATGAATATATAAATAAAATTGATAAATATGAAGAGCATGTTATTTCAGAAAAATTAGATGATGTAAGAGCTTTAAAATACATTATAAAGTCTCAAATATATATAGAAAATAATAATTTAAAAGAAGCTAGAAAATATATAGAGAAAGCTAAGGGTATATTGGATGAAGATAAAGTGGTATTTTATATAGATAAAGATACGGAATATTATCTAGCTTTAGGTGGGTTAGAGTTTAAAGAACATAAATTTAGCAAAGCAGAAGAAAGCTTTAAAAGAGCTTTAAAGTTAGCTAAGGATACTCAAAATGGAGAATGTATAGAAAAATCACTTAAAAGCTTATATAACATTTATAGTGCTAGTGGAGATTTGGATTCTCAGAAAGAATATGGAAGGAAGCTTGTTGAATTTAAGGATATAGTAAATAAGAGTTTTGCTAAAAGTTATTATAAAAATGCAATTTATAAATACAAAGAAGGAATAGCTAATAAAGAAAATAAAAATATAAAAGTAAGAAATTTAATATTATCAATATTAATTATTATATTAATTACTATTTTATTCTTATTTAATATATATCCACGCATTGTCAATATGCTGAATAAGAGTAAAATAAGAAAATATTTAATTGAAGATAAATATATATTAAACTATCAACCTATTGTAAATCCTAAAAATAATAAAATTGTAGGATTTGAAGCTTTAATTAGATTAAAATTAAAAAATAAAATTTTTATGCCAGATAATATTATAAAAGATATGGAAAAGTCTAATATGCTAGGAGAAGTTTCCTTATGGATTTTAAATAAGATAGTAGAAGATTATAAAGAAATAAGCAAAATTAAGGATGTAATAGGTGGATTTTATATATCTATGAATATTTCTTTAAAAGAAATTGAAAATGAATATATTATAGTTAATTTAATAGAGAAATTAAAAAACTCTGGAATTGAGGAAAAATCTATATGTATTGAGATAACTGAAGACACATATTACCAAAGTCAAATTAGAGTGAAAAATAACATTGATAAGTTAAGAGAAGCTGGCTTTTTAATAGCTTTAGATGATCTAGGTGTAGAATATTCTAATATTGCTATATTAGAGAGATTTAAATTTGATATTATAAAACTAGATAAATATTTTATTGATGGTATAACTAATTCTGATATAAAAAGAACTGTAATAGA